In Ovis aries strain OAR_USU_Benz2616 breed Rambouillet chromosome 17, ARS-UI_Ramb_v3.0, whole genome shotgun sequence, the following proteins share a genomic window:
- the LOC101105780 gene encoding acyl-CoA dehydrogenase family member 10 isoform X9, producing MCLRQLLQSSQLQRAWRAAFLKHIQGRHPGAWRWTHSGGGPYRAVIFDMGGVLLPSPGRVAAEWEVQNHIPSGTIVKALISGGENGPWMKFMRAEITTEDFLQEFGRLCSEISKTSVPMDSFFSLLTSERVAKQLPVMTEAISQIRAKGLQTAVLSNNFYLPNGKSFLPLDRKQFDVVVESCLEGVCKPDPRIYKLCLERLGRQPSESILLDDLGPNLKAAASLGIHTIKVDDPETAVKELETLLGFPLRMAVPNTRPVRKTMEIPKDALEKYLRDLLGTQTIGPLELLQFDHGQSNPTYYVKLANHQLVLRKKPPGTLLPSAHAVEREFRIMKALANAGVPVPKVLDLCEDSSVVGTPFYLMEYCPGLIYKDPSLPGLEPSQRRAIYTAMNRVLCKIHSVDLKAAGLEDYGKHGDYLARQVQTWIKQYRASETSTIPAMERLIEWLPLHLPRQQRTTVVHGDFRLDNLLFHPETAEVLAVLDWELSTLGDPLADVAYNCLAHYLPSGFPIQPGQASSATAKQTGKLTEFMSNLAWDFAIKEGFQVFKEMPATKPLMRSHHTWSLLRTPGTRSYVTSTDSSLVHTSKGALIFSPEDLPPQVRELYQRLKEFMERHVYPAEPELQRHQASAERWTPSPLVEDLKEKAKAEGLWNLFLPLETDPEKKYGAGLTNMEYAHLCEVMGTSLYAPEIFNCSAPDTGNMELLVRYGTEEQKARWLVPLLEGKARSCFAMTEPQVASSDATNIESSIQEEDGFYVINGHKWWITGILDPRCQLCVFMGKTDPHAPRHQQQSILLVPMDTPGIKIIRPLTVYGLEDAPGGHGEVLFEQVRVPKENIILGPGRGFEIAQGRLGPGRIHHCMRLIGCSERALALMKARAKSRVAFGKPLVEQGTVLADIALSRVEIEQARLLVLKAAHVMDVAGNKAAALDIAMIKMVAPSMASRVIDRAIQDGEGAKGAYCFWKLPSVLAL from the exons ATGTGCCTAAGGCAGCTTCTGCAGTCCTCCCAGCTCCAGCGGGCTTGGAGGGCGGCCTTCCTGAAACACATCCAGGGCAGGCACCCGGGAGCCTGGAGATGGACACATTCTGGAGGCGGCCCCTACAGAGCAGTGATTTTTGACATGGGCGGAgttctgcttccttctccagggagagtgGCTGCAG AGTGGGAGGTACAGAATCATATCCCTTCTGGAACTATAGTGAAGGCCTTGATCTCAGGTGGCGAAAATGGGCCCTGGATGAAATTTATGAGAGCAGAGATAACAACAGAAGATTTCTTACAAGAATTTGGGAGACTTTGCTCTGAAATT TCAAAGACCTCCGTGCCCATGgactcctttttctctctgctgaCCAGTGAGCGAGTGGCGAAGCAGCTTCCAGTGATGACTGAGGCCATATCTCAGATTCGGGCTAAAGGCCTTCAGACTGCAGTCTTGAGCAATAATTTTTATCTTCCCAATGGGAAGAGCTTTTTGCCCCTGGACCGGAAACAGTTTGATGTG GTCGTGGAATCCTGCCTGGAAGGTGTCTGCAAGCCAGACCCCAGGATATACAAGCTGTGCTTGGAGCGGCTTGGCCGGCAGCCTTCTGAGTCCATCCTTCTTGATGATCTTGGACCAAATCTAAAAGCAGCTGCCAGCCTTGGTATTCATACCATTAAG GTCGATGACCCAGAGACTGCAGTAAAGGAATTGGAAACTCTTTTGGGATTTCCATTGAGAATGGCTGTTCCAAACACTCGCCCTGTGAGAAAGACAATGGAAATTCCCAAAGACGCTTTGGAGAAGTACCTCAGAGACTTACTGGGGACCCAAACCATAG GCCCATTGGAACTCCTTCAGTTTGATCATGGGCAGTCAAATCCCACCTACTATGTCAAGCTGGCTAATCATCAGCTGGTTCTGAGGAAGAAACCCCCTGGGACACTCCTTCCATCCGCGCATGCAGTAGAGAGGGAGTTCAG GATAATGAAAGCCCTTGCAAACGCTGGAGTCCCTGTCCCCAAAGTTCTTGACCTTTGTGAAGACTCAAG TGTTGTCGGTACCCCTTTCTATCTGATGGAATACTGCCCAGGCCTCATCTACAAAGACCCCTCTCTGCCAGGCTTGGAGCCCAGCCAGAGGCGGGCCATCTACACTGCCATGAACAGAGTCTTGTGCAAGATTCACAGTGTGGACCTCAAGGCTGCAGGCCTGGAAGACTATGGGAAACACG GGGACTATCTTGCACGGCAGGTGCAAACATGGATCAAGCAGTATCGAGCCTCAGAAACCAGCACCATTCCAGCCATGGAGAGGCTCATCGAGTGGCTGCCCCTCCACCTTCCCAGGCAGCAGCGGACCACAGTGGTGCACGGGGACTTCAG GCTGGACAACCTGCTATTCCATCCGGAAACTGCCGAGGTGCTTGCTGTCCTGGACTGGGAACTTTCTACCTTAGGCGACCCTCTTGCCGATGTGGCCTACAACTGCCTGGCTCACTACCTGCCATCCGGTTTTCCCATTCAGCCAG GGCAAGCAAGCTCGGCGACTGCGAAACAAACTGGGAAGCTGACAGAATTTATGTCTAACCTGGCATGGGATTTTGCAATCAAAGAGGggttccaggtttttaaggaaatgCCGGCCACCAAACCATTAATGAGGTCCCACCACACATGGTCCCTGCTGAGGACCCCAGGCACGAGGAGTTATGTCACCTCCACAGACTCTTCTCTAGTTCATACCTCAAAGGGAGCTCTGATCTTCTCTCCAGAAGACCTTCCCCCCCAAGTCAGGGAGCTATATCAGCGGCTGAAGGAGTTTATGGAGCGACATGTGTACCCCGCTGAGCCAGAGCTACAGCGTCACCAGGCCTCGGCTGAGAGGTGGACCCCCTCCCCACTGGTCGAAGATCTCAAG GAGAAAGCCAAGGCCGAAGGACTCTGGAACCTTTTCCTACCCCTGGAGACTGATCCCGAGAAGAAATATGGAGCAGGGCTGACCAACATGGAGTACGCACATTTGTGTGAGGTCATGGGCACGTCTCTGTACGCTCCCGAG ATCTTTAACTGTTCTGCTCCAGACACAGGGAACATGGAGCTTCTGGTTCGATACGGCACCGAGGAGCAGAAGGCCCGCTGGTTGGTTCCATTGCTGGAGGGAAAGGCTCGCTCCTGTTTCGCTATGACTGAGCCCCAG GTAGCCTCCTCAGATGCCACCAACATTGAGTCTTCCATCCAAGAGGAAGATGGCTTCTACGTCATCAATGGTCACAAGTGGTGGATCACAG GCATCCTGGATCCTCGCTGCCAGCTCTGCGTGTTTATGGGAAAAACAGACCCACATGCCCCACGCCACCAGCAGCAGTCCATACTCTTGGTTCCCATGGATACTCCAGGGATAAAAATCATCCGGCCACTGACGGTGTATGGGCTGGAGGACGCACCAG GTGGCCATGGTGAAGTCCTGTTTGAGCAGGTGCGCGTGCCCAAAGAGAACATCATCCTGGGCCCCGGCCGGGGCTTTGAGATCGCCCAGGGCCGACTGGGTCCCGGCAGGATCCATCACTGCATGCGGCTGATTGGCTGCTCAGAGAGGGCACTGGCACTCATGAAGGCCCGA GCGAAGTCCCGCGTGGCCTTTGGGAAGCCCCTTGTAGAGCAGGGCACTGTCCTGGCAGACATTGCCCTATCCCGTGTGGAGATCGAGCAGGCCCGGCTGCTGGTGCTGAAAGCTGCCCACGTCATGGATGTGGCGGGAAATAAG
- the LOC101105780 gene encoding acyl-CoA dehydrogenase family member 10 isoform X7, with the protein MCLRQLLQSSQLQRAWRAAFLKHIQGRHPGAWRWTHSGGGPYRAVIFDMGGVLLPSPGRVAAEWEVQNHIPSGTIVKALISGGENGPWMKFMRAEITTEDFLQEFGRLCSEISKTSVPMDSFFSLLTSERVAKQLPVMTEAISQIRAKGLQTAVLSNNFYLPNGKSFLPLDRKQFDVVVESCLEGVCKPDPRIYKLCLERLGRQPSESILLDDLGPNLKAAASLGIHTIKVDDPETAVKELETLLGFPLRMAVPNTRPVRKTMEIPKDALEKYLRDLLGTQTIGPLELLQFDHGQSNPTYYVKLANHQLVLRKKPPGTLLPSAHAVEREFRIMKALANAGVPVPKVLDLCEDSSVVGTPFYLMEYCPGLIYKDPSLPGLEPSQRRAIYTAMNRVLCKIHSVDLKAAGLEDYGKHGDYLARQVQTWIKQYRASETSTIPAMERLIEWLPLHLPRQQRTTVVHGDFRLDNLLFHPETAEVLAVLDWELSTLGDPLADVAYNCLAHYLPSGFPIQPGQASSATAKQTGKLTEFMSNLAWDFAIKEGFQVFKEMPATKPLMRSHHTWSLLRTPGTRSYVTSTDSSLVHTSKGALIFSPEDLPPQVRELYQRLKEFMERHVYPAEPELQRHQASAERWTPSPLVEDLKEKAKAEGLWNLFLPLETDPEKKYGAGLTNMEYAHLCEVMGTSLYAPEIFNCSAPDTGNMELLVRYGTEEQKARWLVPLLEGKARSCFAMTEPQVASSDATNIESSIQEEDGFYVINGHKWWITGILDPRCQLCVFMGKTDPHAPRHQQQSILLVPMDTPGIKIIRPLTVYGLEDAPGGHGEVLFEQVRVPKENIILGPGRGFEIAQGRLGPGRIHHCMRLIGCSERALALMKARAKSRVAFGKPLVEQGTVLADIALSRVEIEQARLLVLKAAHVMDVAGNKAAALDIAMIKMVAPSMASRVIDRAIQAFGAAGLSSDHPLAQFFTGARALRFADGPDEVHRAAVAKMELKHRS; encoded by the exons ATGTGCCTAAGGCAGCTTCTGCAGTCCTCCCAGCTCCAGCGGGCTTGGAGGGCGGCCTTCCTGAAACACATCCAGGGCAGGCACCCGGGAGCCTGGAGATGGACACATTCTGGAGGCGGCCCCTACAGAGCAGTGATTTTTGACATGGGCGGAgttctgcttccttctccagggagagtgGCTGCAG AGTGGGAGGTACAGAATCATATCCCTTCTGGAACTATAGTGAAGGCCTTGATCTCAGGTGGCGAAAATGGGCCCTGGATGAAATTTATGAGAGCAGAGATAACAACAGAAGATTTCTTACAAGAATTTGGGAGACTTTGCTCTGAAATT TCAAAGACCTCCGTGCCCATGgactcctttttctctctgctgaCCAGTGAGCGAGTGGCGAAGCAGCTTCCAGTGATGACTGAGGCCATATCTCAGATTCGGGCTAAAGGCCTTCAGACTGCAGTCTTGAGCAATAATTTTTATCTTCCCAATGGGAAGAGCTTTTTGCCCCTGGACCGGAAACAGTTTGATGTG GTCGTGGAATCCTGCCTGGAAGGTGTCTGCAAGCCAGACCCCAGGATATACAAGCTGTGCTTGGAGCGGCTTGGCCGGCAGCCTTCTGAGTCCATCCTTCTTGATGATCTTGGACCAAATCTAAAAGCAGCTGCCAGCCTTGGTATTCATACCATTAAG GTCGATGACCCAGAGACTGCAGTAAAGGAATTGGAAACTCTTTTGGGATTTCCATTGAGAATGGCTGTTCCAAACACTCGCCCTGTGAGAAAGACAATGGAAATTCCCAAAGACGCTTTGGAGAAGTACCTCAGAGACTTACTGGGGACCCAAACCATAG GCCCATTGGAACTCCTTCAGTTTGATCATGGGCAGTCAAATCCCACCTACTATGTCAAGCTGGCTAATCATCAGCTGGTTCTGAGGAAGAAACCCCCTGGGACACTCCTTCCATCCGCGCATGCAGTAGAGAGGGAGTTCAG GATAATGAAAGCCCTTGCAAACGCTGGAGTCCCTGTCCCCAAAGTTCTTGACCTTTGTGAAGACTCAAG TGTTGTCGGTACCCCTTTCTATCTGATGGAATACTGCCCAGGCCTCATCTACAAAGACCCCTCTCTGCCAGGCTTGGAGCCCAGCCAGAGGCGGGCCATCTACACTGCCATGAACAGAGTCTTGTGCAAGATTCACAGTGTGGACCTCAAGGCTGCAGGCCTGGAAGACTATGGGAAACACG GGGACTATCTTGCACGGCAGGTGCAAACATGGATCAAGCAGTATCGAGCCTCAGAAACCAGCACCATTCCAGCCATGGAGAGGCTCATCGAGTGGCTGCCCCTCCACCTTCCCAGGCAGCAGCGGACCACAGTGGTGCACGGGGACTTCAG GCTGGACAACCTGCTATTCCATCCGGAAACTGCCGAGGTGCTTGCTGTCCTGGACTGGGAACTTTCTACCTTAGGCGACCCTCTTGCCGATGTGGCCTACAACTGCCTGGCTCACTACCTGCCATCCGGTTTTCCCATTCAGCCAG GGCAAGCAAGCTCGGCGACTGCGAAACAAACTGGGAAGCTGACAGAATTTATGTCTAACCTGGCATGGGATTTTGCAATCAAAGAGGggttccaggtttttaaggaaatgCCGGCCACCAAACCATTAATGAGGTCCCACCACACATGGTCCCTGCTGAGGACCCCAGGCACGAGGAGTTATGTCACCTCCACAGACTCTTCTCTAGTTCATACCTCAAAGGGAGCTCTGATCTTCTCTCCAGAAGACCTTCCCCCCCAAGTCAGGGAGCTATATCAGCGGCTGAAGGAGTTTATGGAGCGACATGTGTACCCCGCTGAGCCAGAGCTACAGCGTCACCAGGCCTCGGCTGAGAGGTGGACCCCCTCCCCACTGGTCGAAGATCTCAAG GAGAAAGCCAAGGCCGAAGGACTCTGGAACCTTTTCCTACCCCTGGAGACTGATCCCGAGAAGAAATATGGAGCAGGGCTGACCAACATGGAGTACGCACATTTGTGTGAGGTCATGGGCACGTCTCTGTACGCTCCCGAG ATCTTTAACTGTTCTGCTCCAGACACAGGGAACATGGAGCTTCTGGTTCGATACGGCACCGAGGAGCAGAAGGCCCGCTGGTTGGTTCCATTGCTGGAGGGAAAGGCTCGCTCCTGTTTCGCTATGACTGAGCCCCAG GTAGCCTCCTCAGATGCCACCAACATTGAGTCTTCCATCCAAGAGGAAGATGGCTTCTACGTCATCAATGGTCACAAGTGGTGGATCACAG GCATCCTGGATCCTCGCTGCCAGCTCTGCGTGTTTATGGGAAAAACAGACCCACATGCCCCACGCCACCAGCAGCAGTCCATACTCTTGGTTCCCATGGATACTCCAGGGATAAAAATCATCCGGCCACTGACGGTGTATGGGCTGGAGGACGCACCAG GTGGCCATGGTGAAGTCCTGTTTGAGCAGGTGCGCGTGCCCAAAGAGAACATCATCCTGGGCCCCGGCCGGGGCTTTGAGATCGCCCAGGGCCGACTGGGTCCCGGCAGGATCCATCACTGCATGCGGCTGATTGGCTGCTCAGAGAGGGCACTGGCACTCATGAAGGCCCGA GCGAAGTCCCGCGTGGCCTTTGGGAAGCCCCTTGTAGAGCAGGGCACTGTCCTGGCAGACATTGCCCTATCCCGTGTGGAGATCGAGCAGGCCCGGCTGCTGGTGCTGAAAGCTGCCCACGTCATGGATGTGGCGGGAAATAAG
- the LOC101105780 gene encoding acyl-CoA dehydrogenase family member 10 isoform X8 — MCLRQLLQSSQLQRAWRAAFLKHIQGRHPGAWRWTHSGGGPYRAVIFDMGGVLLPSPGRVAAEWEVQNHIPSGTIVKALISGGENGPWMKFMRAEITTEDFLQEFGRLCSEISKTSVPMDSFFSLLTSERVAKQLPVMTEAISQIRAKGLQTAVLSNNFYLPNGKSFLPLDRKQFDVVVESCLEGVCKPDPRIYKLCLERLGRQPSESILLDDLGPNLKAAASLGIHTIKVDDPETAVKELETLLGFPLRMAVPNTRPVRKTMEIPKDALEKYLRDLLGTQTIGPLELLQFDHGQSNPTYYVKLANHQLVLRKKPPGTLLPSAHAVEREFRIMKALANAGVPVPKVLDLCEDSSVVGTPFYLMEYCPGLIYKDPSLPGLEPSQRRAIYTAMNRVLCKIHSVDLKAAGLEDYGKHGDYLARQVQTWIKQYRASETSTIPAMERLIEWLPLHLPRQQRTTVVHGDFRLDNLLFHPETAEVLAVLDWELSTLGDPLADVAYNCLAHYLPSGFPIQPGQASSATAKQTGKLTEFMSNLAWDFAIKEGFQVFKEMPATKPLMRSHHTWSLLRTPGTRSYVTSTDSSLVHTSKGALIFSPEDLPPQVRELYQRLKEFMERHVYPAEPELQRHQASAERWTPSPLVEDLKEKAKAEGLWNLFLPLETDPEKKYGAGLTNMEYAHLCEVMGTSLYAPEIFNCSAPDTGNMELLVRYGTEEQKARWLVPLLEGKARSCFAMTEPQVASSDATNIESSIQEEDGFYVINGHKWWITGILDPRCQLCVFMGKTDPHAPRHQQQSILLVPMDTPGIKIIRPLTVYGLEDAPGGHGEVLFEQVRVPKENIILGPGRGFEIAQGRLGPGRIHHCMRLIGCSERALALMKARAKSRVAFGKPLVEQGTVLADIALSRVEIEQARLLVLKAAHVMDVAGNKAAALDIAMIKMVAPSMASRVIDRAIQTKSHRVDDFQDGEGAKGAYCFWKLPSVLAL, encoded by the exons ATGTGCCTAAGGCAGCTTCTGCAGTCCTCCCAGCTCCAGCGGGCTTGGAGGGCGGCCTTCCTGAAACACATCCAGGGCAGGCACCCGGGAGCCTGGAGATGGACACATTCTGGAGGCGGCCCCTACAGAGCAGTGATTTTTGACATGGGCGGAgttctgcttccttctccagggagagtgGCTGCAG AGTGGGAGGTACAGAATCATATCCCTTCTGGAACTATAGTGAAGGCCTTGATCTCAGGTGGCGAAAATGGGCCCTGGATGAAATTTATGAGAGCAGAGATAACAACAGAAGATTTCTTACAAGAATTTGGGAGACTTTGCTCTGAAATT TCAAAGACCTCCGTGCCCATGgactcctttttctctctgctgaCCAGTGAGCGAGTGGCGAAGCAGCTTCCAGTGATGACTGAGGCCATATCTCAGATTCGGGCTAAAGGCCTTCAGACTGCAGTCTTGAGCAATAATTTTTATCTTCCCAATGGGAAGAGCTTTTTGCCCCTGGACCGGAAACAGTTTGATGTG GTCGTGGAATCCTGCCTGGAAGGTGTCTGCAAGCCAGACCCCAGGATATACAAGCTGTGCTTGGAGCGGCTTGGCCGGCAGCCTTCTGAGTCCATCCTTCTTGATGATCTTGGACCAAATCTAAAAGCAGCTGCCAGCCTTGGTATTCATACCATTAAG GTCGATGACCCAGAGACTGCAGTAAAGGAATTGGAAACTCTTTTGGGATTTCCATTGAGAATGGCTGTTCCAAACACTCGCCCTGTGAGAAAGACAATGGAAATTCCCAAAGACGCTTTGGAGAAGTACCTCAGAGACTTACTGGGGACCCAAACCATAG GCCCATTGGAACTCCTTCAGTTTGATCATGGGCAGTCAAATCCCACCTACTATGTCAAGCTGGCTAATCATCAGCTGGTTCTGAGGAAGAAACCCCCTGGGACACTCCTTCCATCCGCGCATGCAGTAGAGAGGGAGTTCAG GATAATGAAAGCCCTTGCAAACGCTGGAGTCCCTGTCCCCAAAGTTCTTGACCTTTGTGAAGACTCAAG TGTTGTCGGTACCCCTTTCTATCTGATGGAATACTGCCCAGGCCTCATCTACAAAGACCCCTCTCTGCCAGGCTTGGAGCCCAGCCAGAGGCGGGCCATCTACACTGCCATGAACAGAGTCTTGTGCAAGATTCACAGTGTGGACCTCAAGGCTGCAGGCCTGGAAGACTATGGGAAACACG GGGACTATCTTGCACGGCAGGTGCAAACATGGATCAAGCAGTATCGAGCCTCAGAAACCAGCACCATTCCAGCCATGGAGAGGCTCATCGAGTGGCTGCCCCTCCACCTTCCCAGGCAGCAGCGGACCACAGTGGTGCACGGGGACTTCAG GCTGGACAACCTGCTATTCCATCCGGAAACTGCCGAGGTGCTTGCTGTCCTGGACTGGGAACTTTCTACCTTAGGCGACCCTCTTGCCGATGTGGCCTACAACTGCCTGGCTCACTACCTGCCATCCGGTTTTCCCATTCAGCCAG GGCAAGCAAGCTCGGCGACTGCGAAACAAACTGGGAAGCTGACAGAATTTATGTCTAACCTGGCATGGGATTTTGCAATCAAAGAGGggttccaggtttttaaggaaatgCCGGCCACCAAACCATTAATGAGGTCCCACCACACATGGTCCCTGCTGAGGACCCCAGGCACGAGGAGTTATGTCACCTCCACAGACTCTTCTCTAGTTCATACCTCAAAGGGAGCTCTGATCTTCTCTCCAGAAGACCTTCCCCCCCAAGTCAGGGAGCTATATCAGCGGCTGAAGGAGTTTATGGAGCGACATGTGTACCCCGCTGAGCCAGAGCTACAGCGTCACCAGGCCTCGGCTGAGAGGTGGACCCCCTCCCCACTGGTCGAAGATCTCAAG GAGAAAGCCAAGGCCGAAGGACTCTGGAACCTTTTCCTACCCCTGGAGACTGATCCCGAGAAGAAATATGGAGCAGGGCTGACCAACATGGAGTACGCACATTTGTGTGAGGTCATGGGCACGTCTCTGTACGCTCCCGAG ATCTTTAACTGTTCTGCTCCAGACACAGGGAACATGGAGCTTCTGGTTCGATACGGCACCGAGGAGCAGAAGGCCCGCTGGTTGGTTCCATTGCTGGAGGGAAAGGCTCGCTCCTGTTTCGCTATGACTGAGCCCCAG GTAGCCTCCTCAGATGCCACCAACATTGAGTCTTCCATCCAAGAGGAAGATGGCTTCTACGTCATCAATGGTCACAAGTGGTGGATCACAG GCATCCTGGATCCTCGCTGCCAGCTCTGCGTGTTTATGGGAAAAACAGACCCACATGCCCCACGCCACCAGCAGCAGTCCATACTCTTGGTTCCCATGGATACTCCAGGGATAAAAATCATCCGGCCACTGACGGTGTATGGGCTGGAGGACGCACCAG GTGGCCATGGTGAAGTCCTGTTTGAGCAGGTGCGCGTGCCCAAAGAGAACATCATCCTGGGCCCCGGCCGGGGCTTTGAGATCGCCCAGGGCCGACTGGGTCCCGGCAGGATCCATCACTGCATGCGGCTGATTGGCTGCTCAGAGAGGGCACTGGCACTCATGAAGGCCCGA GCGAAGTCCCGCGTGGCCTTTGGGAAGCCCCTTGTAGAGCAGGGCACTGTCCTGGCAGACATTGCCCTATCCCGTGTGGAGATCGAGCAGGCCCGGCTGCTGGTGCTGAAAGCTGCCCACGTCATGGATGTGGCGGGAAATAAG